In a genomic window of Selenomonadales bacterium:
- the prfA gene encoding peptide chain release factor 1, giving the protein MLSKLQAIEEKYMQLESLLSDPSVICDVPLWRKYTQEHASLTTLVTTIREYKEVISGIEEAQEMLTEGIDDDEFRKMVEAELSELRARREEIDAELPILLLPKDPNDDKSVIVEIRGGAGGDEAALFSMELFRMYTRYAEAQGWKTDILSSNVTELGGMKEVAFEVDGYGAYSKLKYESGVHRVQRVPATESGGRIHTSTVTVAVLPEAEEVEIDINQNDLRIDTYCASGAGGQYVNRTESAVRITHLPTGIVVQCQDEKSQLKNREKAMRVLRAKVLEMAQAEQNAAVAADRKSQVGTGDRSERIRTYNFPQGRVTDHRIGLTLHKLEMVLSGDLDELINGLITADQAERLKQVE; this is encoded by the coding sequence TTGCTCAGTAAACTGCAAGCAATCGAAGAAAAATATATGCAGCTCGAATCGCTCCTGTCCGACCCGTCCGTTATCTGTGATGTACCGCTCTGGCGCAAATATACGCAGGAACACGCATCGCTGACGACGCTCGTGACGACGATCCGCGAGTACAAAGAAGTCATCAGCGGTATCGAAGAAGCACAGGAGATGCTCACCGAAGGTATCGACGATGACGAGTTCCGCAAGATGGTCGAAGCAGAGCTCAGTGAGCTTCGCGCTCGTCGCGAGGAGATCGACGCCGAGCTTCCTATCCTGCTTTTGCCGAAGGACCCGAACGATGACAAGAGCGTTATCGTAGAGATCCGCGGCGGGGCGGGCGGTGACGAAGCGGCACTCTTTTCGATGGAGCTGTTCCGTATGTATACGCGTTATGCCGAGGCACAAGGCTGGAAGACCGATATCCTCAGCAGCAACGTCACAGAACTCGGCGGTATGAAAGAGGTCGCGTTCGAAGTCGACGGCTACGGCGCGTACAGCAAGCTGAAGTACGAAAGCGGTGTCCATCGCGTACAGCGTGTACCTGCCACCGAATCGGGCGGTCGTATCCATACTTCGACCGTAACGGTAGCCGTACTTCCCGAGGCAGAAGAAGTCGAGATCGACATCAATCAGAACGATCTTCGTATCGACACGTACTGTGCATCGGGCGCAGGCGGTCAGTACGTCAACAGAACAGAATCGGCAGTCCGTATCACGCACTTGCCGACGGGTATCGTCGTCCAATGTCAGGACGAAAAATCCCAGCTCAAAAACCGTGAAAAAGCGATGCGCGTGCTTCGTGCCAAGGTCCTTGAGATGGCACAGGCCGAGCAGAATGCAGCCGTCGCCGCAGACCGCAAAAGCCAAGTCGGTACGGGCGACCGCAGTGAACGTATCCGCACGTACAATTTCCCGCAGGGTCGTGTGACCGACCACCGTATCGGTCTGACGCTCCATAAGCTGGAGATGGTCCTCAGCGGCGATCTTGATGAACTTATCAACGGACTTATCACCGCAGATCAAGCGGAACGATTAAAGCAGGTAGAATAA